The following are encoded in a window of Providencia rettgeri genomic DNA:
- a CDS encoding UxaA family hydrolase, translated as MQKEIIKIHANDNVAVTLIDRLAGDTFTIEDKTITLTQDVGRGHKIALTTIEEGKNVIKYGAPIGHATTEIRVGEHVHTHNTATNLNALNDYQYHPEHSTVTSTVADPDVQLYRRANGEVGIRNEIWVIPTVGCVNALARKMIERFEKQNSNADDIDGVYLYNHTLGCSQLGDDHLTTRTILQDMVKHPNAGGVLVIGLGCENNQVAAFKETLGEFDPERVKFMVCQQLEDEIEAGVEHLNALYQIVRQDKRVAGKLSEVKFGLECGGSDGLSGITANPLLGCFSDFLVSHNGTTVLTEVPEMFGAEHILMNHCHDEKTFQKTVKMINDFKQYFIAHDQPIYENPSPGNKAGGISTLEEKSLGCTQKAGTSQVMDVLKYGERLTTPGFNLLSAPGNDAIATSALAAAGCHMVLFTTGRGTPYGGFVPTLKIATNNELAAKKPHWIDFNAGALLTGKSMKQLLDDFIQHVVKIVNGEQTKNEINDFRELAIFKMGVTL; from the coding sequence ATGCAAAAAGAAATTATTAAAATACACGCAAATGACAATGTCGCTGTGACATTAATTGACAGGCTTGCTGGAGATACCTTCACCATTGAAGACAAAACGATCACATTAACGCAAGATGTAGGTCGTGGTCATAAGATTGCCTTAACAACAATAGAAGAGGGCAAAAATGTCATAAAATATGGTGCCCCTATAGGGCATGCAACTACAGAGATCCGCGTTGGGGAACATGTACACACCCACAATACTGCAACTAACCTCAATGCGTTAAACGATTACCAATATCACCCCGAGCACAGTACCGTTACCAGCACAGTTGCAGATCCTGACGTTCAACTCTATCGCCGCGCTAATGGTGAAGTGGGCATTCGTAATGAAATCTGGGTGATCCCAACCGTAGGGTGCGTCAACGCCCTTGCCCGCAAAATGATCGAACGCTTCGAAAAACAAAATAGCAATGCAGATGATATTGACGGCGTGTATTTATACAACCACACATTAGGCTGCTCTCAATTAGGGGATGATCACTTAACCACCCGCACAATTTTGCAAGATATGGTGAAACACCCAAATGCAGGGGGGGTGTTAGTGATTGGATTAGGCTGTGAAAACAACCAAGTTGCCGCCTTTAAAGAGACCCTTGGTGAATTTGACCCAGAGCGGGTTAAATTTATGGTATGCCAACAATTGGAAGATGAAATTGAAGCTGGTGTTGAGCACCTAAATGCACTTTATCAAATCGTTAGGCAAGATAAACGTGTCGCAGGTAAGCTCAGTGAGGTTAAATTTGGTCTCGAATGCGGCGGCTCCGATGGACTATCGGGGATCACCGCCAACCCATTGTTAGGTTGTTTTTCTGACTTTTTAGTGAGTCATAATGGGACGACCGTGTTAACAGAAGTGCCAGAAATGTTTGGCGCAGAACATATTTTAATGAACCACTGCCATGATGAAAAAACCTTCCAAAAAACGGTCAAAATGATCAATGATTTCAAACAGTATTTTATCGCTCATGATCAACCTATTTACGAAAACCCATCACCCGGTAATAAAGCCGGTGGTATTTCAACCCTTGAAGAAAAATCCCTTGGTTGTACACAAAAAGCTGGCACCAGCCAAGTGATGGATGTATTGAAATACGGTGAACGCCTGACAACGCCTGGCTTTAACTTATTAAGTGCGCCGGGTAACGATGCCATTGCCACCAGTGCGTTAGCTGCCGCTGGTTGCCATATGGTGTTATTCACCACGGGTCGCGGCACACCTTATGGCGGTTTTGTCCCAACCTTAAAAATAGCCACTAACAATGAATTAGCCGCCAAAAAGCCCCACTGGATTGATTTTAATGCAGGTGCATTACTAACTGGCAAATCCATGAAGCAACTGCTGGATGATTTTATTCAGCATGTGGTGAAAATCGTCAATGGCGAACA